In a single window of the Streptacidiphilus sp. P02-A3a genome:
- a CDS encoding aldehyde reductase → MSSPVADTVLVTGGSGFLGARVIARALAEGFRVRTTVRSLSREPRVRADLAAMGVDAGDALAFVEADLTSDAGWPQAVAGTRYVLHTASPFPLGVPEHEDDLIVPAREGTLRVLRAARDAGVRRVVVTSSFAAVGYGRPATERTFTEDDWTDPDSDIAPYVKSKTLAERAAWDFVEREGGGLELAVINPVGIFGPVVGTDYAASINMVAQLFSGTMPGTPRLYFGVVDVRDAAELHLRAMTHPEAAGQRFIATAGDVVSLHQIALTLRDRLGEAAGTVPTAELSDETVRQAAETDPALKGLLPNLGVIRHVSNDKARTLLGWAPRSSEDTVAATAESLLALGLIPRAEYDPRTAAKWLPKRRTQSSGGKSSSWGARNQVV, encoded by the coding sequence ATGAGCAGTCCTGTTGCCGACACTGTCCTGGTCACCGGCGGGTCCGGGTTCCTGGGCGCCCGGGTGATCGCCCGGGCCCTCGCCGAGGGCTTCCGGGTCCGCACCACCGTGCGCTCCCTGTCACGGGAGCCCCGGGTCCGGGCGGACCTGGCGGCCATGGGCGTCGACGCGGGCGACGCGCTGGCCTTCGTCGAGGCCGACCTCACCAGCGACGCGGGCTGGCCGCAGGCCGTGGCCGGTACCCGGTACGTCCTGCACACCGCCTCGCCCTTCCCGCTCGGGGTGCCTGAGCACGAGGACGACCTGATCGTCCCTGCCCGCGAGGGCACCCTGCGGGTGCTGCGGGCGGCGCGGGACGCCGGGGTGCGGCGGGTGGTCGTCACCTCGTCCTTCGCCGCCGTCGGCTACGGTCGGCCCGCGACCGAGCGGACCTTCACCGAGGACGACTGGACCGATCCGGACAGCGACATCGCCCCCTACGTCAAGTCCAAGACCCTGGCCGAGCGTGCGGCGTGGGATTTCGTGGAACGCGAGGGCGGGGGCCTGGAACTGGCCGTGATCAACCCGGTCGGGATCTTCGGCCCGGTCGTCGGCACCGACTATGCCGCCTCCATCAACATGGTCGCCCAGTTGTTCTCCGGGACGATGCCCGGCACTCCGCGCCTGTACTTCGGCGTCGTCGACGTCCGCGACGCCGCCGAGCTGCACCTGCGCGCCATGACCCACCCCGAGGCGGCCGGGCAGCGGTTCATCGCCACCGCCGGTGACGTCGTCTCCCTGCACCAGATCGCCCTGACCCTCCGCGACCGGCTCGGCGAGGCCGCCGGCACGGTACCCACCGCCGAACTGTCCGACGAGACCGTGCGCCAGGCAGCCGAGACCGATCCCGCCCTCAAGGGCCTGCTGCCCAACCTCGGCGTCATCCGCCACGTCTCCAACGACAAGGCCCGCACCCTCCTGGGCTGGGCACCCCGCTCCAGCGAGGACACCGTGGCCGCCACCGCCGAGAGCCTGCTCGCCCTGGGCCTGATCCCCCGAGCTGAATACGACCCACGGACGGCAGCGAAATGGCTCCCGAAAAGGAGGACGCAGTCGTCCGGGGGAAAGAGTTCGTCGTGGGGCGCGAGGAATCAGGTGGTGTAG
- a CDS encoding tetratricopeptide repeat protein → MPDPGRAEDLAEFVGLLGELRVWAGMPSYRSLAKQVGPLMRPARVVSVSTVVDVFKVGRRRLDLDLMIAIVRALGLDERAVDPWRAAYLRIQRDAKAIGPEGVFRQLPPDLATFTGRRDEVDRLMTAATIPSAAEPTVVVAVIEGMAGVGKTQLALHAAHKLVRAGQYTDLQLYANLRGYDPDRPPADPAAVLDAFLRQLGVGAQRVPQTLEERAAMFRDRMHGRAALVVLDNAAEALQLRHLIPSSPTCLVLVTSRRSLTELPDATVLMLGVFDEQESLQLLARVAGADRVGAEPRAARRIVELTGGLPLAVALAAARLRSRPAWSLEKLADRLAKGAGAEPGVTAVLDLSYQGLPRTAQRVFRLLGVDPGLDVTADSVAALVGMDLDEVDQLLELLQDEHLVHQQVLGRYELHDLVRAFAAETCRAVDPSSQRHAALTRSLDWYLHSVYAATDLVNRNRYRNGDLPRPAALPVAEPVDGDEARAWLSAERANLLATIRYAATEGWTGHAWRFSQALWSYYFASGLNSDWAESLHHGLAAAEADGDTAAQAELWHAQGSFDLVAGRFDRALPCTREALRLRKVAGDPVKTAATLGNLACVLSDMGQYREGAGFFHEALALMRETGNRHGEATCLHNMGIGACAMGRYRQALDWLTQALALYRESGDEDHQTFVLTPIGLNWSLLGEHDQAAATVAKAVALAEETGANRRLAPAINVLGVLATERGDYEEAAREFRRAQALAREIGDWGEETEALFELGVNALRAGDPTGALNFLDRTAARVDDHRYHRWLLLLPQYRGDALLALGDPAGAAELYQRVLAAEDDSEAVVQARAAYGMARVALATDPSDRGTARSWLHEALRISAEAEFPALKRDITATLVAVGC, encoded by the coding sequence ATGCCGGATCCAGGCAGGGCCGAGGATCTGGCCGAGTTCGTCGGCTTACTGGGTGAGCTGCGCGTGTGGGCGGGGATGCCCTCGTACCGGTCGCTGGCCAAGCAGGTCGGACCACTGATGCGACCGGCACGCGTCGTCTCGGTGTCCACGGTCGTGGACGTGTTCAAGGTCGGGCGGCGTCGCCTGGACCTGGACCTGATGATCGCGATCGTTCGCGCACTGGGACTGGACGAGCGGGCCGTCGATCCCTGGCGCGCGGCGTACCTGCGCATTCAGCGGGACGCGAAGGCCATCGGCCCGGAAGGCGTGTTCCGGCAACTGCCGCCGGACCTGGCGACGTTCACCGGTCGGCGGGACGAGGTGGACCGGCTGATGACGGCTGCCACCATACCGTCGGCCGCGGAGCCCACGGTCGTGGTAGCGGTGATCGAGGGCATGGCCGGGGTCGGCAAGACCCAGTTGGCCCTGCACGCCGCGCACAAGCTGGTCCGCGCCGGCCAGTACACCGATCTCCAGCTGTACGCGAACCTGCGCGGGTACGACCCGGACAGGCCGCCCGCCGACCCGGCGGCCGTGCTGGATGCGTTTCTGCGGCAGTTGGGCGTGGGAGCCCAGCGGGTCCCGCAGACGCTGGAGGAGCGGGCGGCGATGTTCCGGGACCGGATGCACGGTCGCGCCGCCCTGGTGGTTCTGGACAATGCCGCAGAGGCCCTCCAGCTACGGCATCTGATTCCCAGCAGCCCGACCTGCCTGGTGCTGGTCACCAGCCGGCGTAGCCTGACCGAACTGCCCGACGCGACCGTGCTGATGCTTGGGGTGTTCGACGAGCAGGAGTCGCTGCAACTGCTCGCTCGGGTCGCCGGCGCGGACCGGGTCGGCGCCGAGCCGCGGGCCGCGCGCCGGATCGTCGAGCTGACCGGCGGCCTTCCCCTGGCTGTGGCGCTGGCCGCCGCCCGGCTGCGCTCCCGCCCGGCCTGGAGCCTGGAGAAGCTCGCTGATCGGCTGGCCAAAGGAGCAGGCGCGGAGCCCGGCGTGACGGCGGTACTCGATCTGTCGTACCAGGGGTTACCGCGGACCGCGCAACGCGTCTTCCGGCTGCTGGGCGTCGACCCCGGACTGGACGTCACCGCTGACTCGGTCGCGGCGCTGGTCGGCATGGACCTGGACGAGGTCGACCAGTTGCTGGAGCTGCTCCAGGACGAACACCTGGTGCACCAGCAGGTACTCGGCAGGTACGAGCTGCACGACCTGGTGCGGGCCTTCGCCGCCGAGACGTGTCGAGCCGTTGATCCGTCCTCGCAGCGGCACGCGGCGTTGACCCGGTCCCTGGACTGGTACCTGCACTCCGTCTACGCCGCCACGGACCTCGTCAACCGGAACCGGTACCGCAACGGCGACCTGCCGCGTCCGGCGGCGCTGCCGGTGGCCGAGCCGGTCGACGGCGATGAGGCCCGCGCCTGGCTCTCCGCCGAGCGCGCGAACCTGCTGGCGACGATCCGCTACGCCGCCACCGAGGGGTGGACGGGGCACGCCTGGCGCTTCAGCCAGGCGCTGTGGTCCTACTACTTCGCATCCGGTCTCAATTCCGACTGGGCGGAGAGCCTTCACCACGGCCTCGCCGCAGCCGAGGCGGACGGCGACACCGCCGCGCAGGCCGAGCTCTGGCACGCCCAGGGAAGCTTCGACCTCGTGGCCGGACGCTTCGATCGGGCACTTCCCTGCACCCGTGAGGCTCTGCGGCTGCGCAAGGTCGCCGGAGACCCGGTGAAGACCGCGGCCACCCTCGGCAATCTGGCCTGTGTCCTGTCCGACATGGGCCAGTACCGAGAAGGCGCCGGGTTCTTTCACGAGGCCCTCGCCCTCATGCGGGAGACCGGCAACCGCCACGGTGAGGCGACCTGCCTGCACAACATGGGCATCGGAGCCTGCGCGATGGGCCGCTACCGCCAGGCCCTGGACTGGTTGACCCAGGCCCTCGCGCTGTACCGGGAGTCCGGGGACGAGGACCACCAGACGTTCGTGCTGACCCCCATCGGCCTCAACTGGAGCCTTCTGGGCGAGCACGACCAGGCCGCGGCCACGGTGGCCAAGGCCGTGGCGCTCGCCGAGGAGACGGGCGCGAACCGACGCCTGGCCCCGGCGATCAACGTCCTCGGCGTGCTGGCCACCGAGCGCGGCGACTACGAGGAAGCCGCCCGGGAGTTCCGCCGGGCGCAGGCGCTCGCTCGTGAGATCGGCGACTGGGGCGAGGAGACCGAGGCGCTGTTCGAGCTCGGAGTCAACGCCCTCCGGGCCGGCGACCCGACCGGCGCCCTGAACTTCCTCGACCGGACCGCTGCCCGGGTGGACGACCACCGGTATCACCGGTGGCTCCTGCTCCTGCCCCAGTACCGGGGCGACGCGCTGCTCGCCCTCGGCGACCCGGCAGGTGCGGCCGAGCTCTACCAACGAGTGCTCGCCGCGGAGGACGACTCGGAGGCGGTCGTCCAGGCACGCGCCGCGTACGGCATGGCCCGCGTCGCTCTGGCCACGGATCCGTCGGACCGCGGCACTGCCCGCAGCTGGCTCCACGAGGCGCTGCGGATCTCGGCCGAAGCCGAGTTCCCCGCGCTGAAGCGGGACATCACCGCGACGCTCGTCGCTGTGGGGTGCTGA
- a CDS encoding peptidase inhibitor family I36 protein, producing the protein MLFRNTAVVALMAATLTSGVALAGPASATGTGAGPCPYVCFYYNSGGQGATMLWSPSSGWQGISDLQSSDFSNCNVDNNAVACAGLGQTVKNNTATVYNGDFGGHTVAVWYNSGYSGAHYTILNGDTPYQLGNGLYNQDASVSAW; encoded by the coding sequence ATGCTGTTCAGGAATACCGCGGTGGTCGCGTTGATGGCCGCCACGCTCACCTCCGGGGTGGCGCTCGCCGGGCCCGCCTCGGCGACGGGAACGGGAGCCGGTCCCTGCCCCTACGTCTGCTTCTACTACAACTCGGGCGGTCAGGGCGCCACCATGCTGTGGAGCCCGTCGTCCGGCTGGCAGGGCATTTCCGACCTGCAGTCCTCGGACTTCTCGAACTGCAATGTCGACAACAATGCCGTCGCGTGTGCCGGACTCGGACAGACGGTCAAGAACAACACCGCGACGGTGTACAACGGCGACTTCGGCGGCCACACCGTCGCCGTTTGGTACAACTCCGGCTACAGCGGCGCCCATTACACGATCCTCAACGGGGACACGCCGTACCAGCTCGGCAACGGCCTCTACAACCAGGACGCCTCCGTTTCCGCCTGGTAG
- a CDS encoding AraC family transcriptional regulator, translating into MDILSDTLAALRTGRPSVVRTDARAPWGVRFQPIAGAGFHVVVEGHCFLLPVGGDPIALGPGDVVFLRRGTDHAICDAVTSELVAFEPDRVDTSSPIGRFTVEGDGTRSVLVCGAYHLDIDRPHPLLGDLPEVIHLPASPGRHPALRSAVDQLCAEIHQPQPGSDSVVTTLVDLLLLYVLRSWYAESARERTQGWASALNDPLIAPALKAIHDDPAHPWTVESLGSRAGLSRAAFARRFTTVVGEPPLSYLTTWRMAIAARMLRETADSLSAVAENTGYTSEFAFAKAFKRHFGAPPGAYRRERRTTSASRSVPV; encoded by the coding sequence ATGGACATTCTCAGCGACACGCTCGCGGCGCTGCGCACCGGGCGTCCGTCGGTTGTCCGTACCGACGCGCGGGCACCGTGGGGTGTGCGCTTCCAGCCCATCGCGGGAGCCGGATTCCACGTCGTCGTCGAAGGGCACTGCTTTCTCCTGCCGGTCGGCGGCGACCCGATAGCCCTGGGTCCCGGCGACGTCGTGTTCCTCCGGCGCGGCACCGACCACGCCATCTGTGACGCGGTCACCAGCGAGCTGGTCGCCTTCGAGCCCGACCGTGTCGACACCTCCTCGCCGATCGGGCGTTTCACCGTCGAGGGCGACGGCACGCGCAGCGTGCTGGTGTGCGGGGCCTACCACCTCGACATCGACCGGCCGCATCCGCTGCTCGGCGATCTCCCGGAGGTCATCCACCTCCCGGCCAGCCCCGGTCGCCATCCGGCCCTGCGCTCGGCGGTCGACCAGCTCTGCGCCGAGATCCACCAGCCCCAGCCGGGTTCGGACTCAGTGGTCACGACACTCGTCGATCTGCTGCTTCTCTATGTTCTGCGGTCCTGGTACGCCGAGTCGGCCAGGGAGCGGACGCAGGGCTGGGCCTCGGCACTGAACGACCCGCTGATCGCGCCGGCGCTGAAGGCGATCCACGACGACCCGGCGCATCCGTGGACCGTCGAGTCGCTGGGGAGCCGGGCCGGGCTGTCGCGCGCCGCGTTCGCCCGGCGGTTCACCACGGTGGTGGGCGAGCCGCCGCTCAGCTACCTGACGACGTGGCGGATGGCCATCGCGGCGCGGATGCTGCGCGAGACGGCCGACTCGCTGAGCGCCGTGGCCGAGAACACCGGCTACACCTCGGAATTCGCGTTCGCGAAGGCCTTCAAGCGGCACTTCGGCGCACCGCCCGGGGCGTACCGGCGCGAGCGCCGGACGACGTCGGCTTCGCGGTCGGTGCCGGTCTGA
- a CDS encoding SDR family oxidoreductase, whose translation MDNTAETQRVVVIGGTSGVGFAVARAAAIQGLNVAVASSSQDRVDLAVRKIGGSAEGIRLDVADDAALAAFFDRIGEFDHLVYTAGEPLLLKPLADLTAEESRAFFERRFWGALLAAKYATPKLRPGGSITFTSGAFATRPAPGASLGASITAAVEGLTRALALELAPLRVNAVRLGAIRTELWDSTVPEPEAFLEAQGSALPVRRVGSPEEAAAAYLYLLSNGYATGTVLTLDGGAALA comes from the coding sequence ATGGACAACACAGCGGAAACCCAGCGCGTCGTCGTCATAGGTGGTACCTCCGGCGTCGGATTCGCCGTCGCCCGGGCCGCGGCGATTCAGGGCCTGAACGTGGCCGTCGCCTCCAGCAGCCAGGACCGGGTCGACCTGGCGGTGAGGAAGATCGGCGGCTCGGCCGAGGGCATCCGGCTGGACGTCGCCGACGACGCCGCGCTCGCCGCCTTCTTCGACCGGATCGGCGAGTTCGACCACCTCGTCTACACGGCAGGGGAGCCCCTGCTGCTGAAGCCACTCGCCGACCTGACCGCCGAGGAGTCCCGAGCGTTCTTCGAGCGCCGCTTCTGGGGCGCCCTGCTCGCCGCGAAGTACGCGACCCCGAAGCTCCGTCCCGGCGGCTCGATCACCTTCACCTCCGGCGCCTTCGCCACCCGGCCCGCCCCCGGAGCCTCGCTCGGCGCGAGCATCACTGCGGCCGTCGAGGGGCTGACGCGAGCCCTGGCCCTGGAACTCGCCCCCCTGCGGGTCAACGCGGTCCGCCTCGGCGCGATCCGCACCGAGCTCTGGGACAGCACCGTGCCTGAGCCGGAGGCCTTCCTCGAAGCGCAGGGCAGCGCCCTTCCGGTGCGGCGCGTCGGCAGCCCCGAGGAGGCAGCGGCGGCCTACCTCTACCTCCTGAGCAACGGCTACGCGACCGGCACGGTGCTCACCCTCGACGGGGGAGCCGCACTGGCCTGA
- a CDS encoding DUF3592 domain-containing protein — protein MDGVGVAGSLFGLVGFVFALIGIGLGVALVRGMVLRQQALTRGLSAEARCLDTFVARDADGGRHRRVVLGFTAVDGRAIRLTVGAPRTVVIGDLVQVRYLPNRPERAIVVGSGGPGSLFGTVIGVAACLLFTLAGLFVGAVGLGLGLAIQ, from the coding sequence ATGGACGGCGTCGGGGTGGCTGGCAGCCTGTTCGGACTGGTCGGGTTTGTGTTCGCGCTGATCGGGATCGGGCTGGGTGTCGCGCTGGTGCGTGGCATGGTGCTCCGACAGCAAGCGCTCACCCGTGGCCTTTCCGCCGAGGCCCGCTGTCTGGACACCTTCGTTGCCCGGGATGCCGACGGCGGTCGTCACCGCAGGGTCGTCCTGGGGTTCACCGCTGTCGACGGCCGGGCGATCAGGCTGACCGTGGGCGCGCCGCGCACGGTGGTGATCGGCGACCTGGTCCAGGTCCGTTACCTGCCGAACCGCCCGGAGCGGGCCATCGTGGTCGGCAGCGGTGGGCCGGGCTCGCTGTTCGGCACCGTGATCGGCGTGGCCGCCTGCCTGCTGTTCACCCTTGCCGGCCTGTTCGTCGGCGCGGTCGGCCTCGGCCTCGGCCTCGCAATACAGTGA
- a CDS encoding SMI1/KNR4 family protein: MTPSIDESWIRIEAWLAEHAPVTFAGLEPPAAPAAIAAAEAAVGLPFPDALRQSLLRHNGTGYQVLLPDLWQLMDVQDIPRVWAMRTKIHEAHSEATDGDPEGEYGPWWHRQYIPFAADGLGGELVLDQRPSALRGRVGCAYKDSDCVFSRELLWGSLPTLLAATATALETGDPIDSYRRTVTGEGELDWEVLP; the protein is encoded by the coding sequence ATGACCCCATCGATTGACGAATCCTGGATCCGTATCGAGGCGTGGCTCGCCGAGCACGCCCCGGTGACCTTCGCCGGGCTGGAGCCACCGGCGGCTCCGGCCGCGATCGCCGCCGCCGAGGCGGCCGTCGGCCTGCCCTTCCCCGACGCGCTGCGGCAGTCGCTGCTGCGGCACAACGGGACGGGCTACCAGGTGCTGCTGCCGGACCTGTGGCAGCTGATGGACGTCCAGGACATCCCCCGGGTCTGGGCGATGCGGACGAAGATCCACGAAGCCCACTCCGAGGCGACCGACGGGGATCCGGAGGGCGAATACGGGCCCTGGTGGCACCGCCAGTACATACCCTTCGCTGCCGACGGCCTCGGCGGGGAACTGGTGCTGGACCAGCGGCCGAGCGCGCTGCGGGGCCGGGTTGGCTGTGCCTACAAGGACTCGGACTGCGTCTTCAGTCGCGAGCTCCTGTGGGGTTCGCTGCCCACCTTGCTCGCGGCGACCGCGACTGCCCTGGAAACGGGCGATCCGATCGACTCCTACCGACGGACCGTCACCGGCGAGGGTGAGCTGGACTGGGAGGTGCTGCCCTAG
- a CDS encoding MerR family transcriptional regulator — MFTIGEFAAYGQVSVRMLRHYDALGLLPPARVDPSSGYRYYDAAQLSRLNRIIALKDLGLSLQQVGEVVDAKVDTEQLRGMLRLRRAELADAVARSADRLARVERRLRTIESEGVMPTDEVVLKSLPATRVAVLSATAESFDPRHIGPVIQPLYRRLHAQLEAAGIAVAGPDIAWYEPVGDSDHQASGSTTITLHAGASVSVDPSAAHTGSTQNFAILDLPAVEQAATIVHRGSMDAVLPTIQTLARWIESSGRRAASLGREFYLESCGPQDSWVTEIQVPLEALAS; from the coding sequence ATGTTCACCATTGGAGAATTCGCCGCCTACGGCCAGGTCTCGGTCCGCATGCTGCGTCACTACGACGCACTCGGCCTGCTGCCGCCCGCCCGGGTGGACCCGTCGAGTGGCTACCGCTACTACGACGCGGCCCAGCTGTCCCGGCTCAACCGGATCATCGCGCTCAAAGACCTCGGCCTCAGCCTTCAGCAAGTGGGCGAGGTAGTGGACGCGAAGGTCGACACCGAGCAGCTGCGCGGCATGCTGCGGCTGCGGCGGGCCGAGCTGGCCGACGCCGTCGCGCGGAGCGCGGATCGGCTGGCACGGGTCGAGCGAAGGCTCCGCACCATCGAAAGCGAGGGCGTCATGCCCACTGACGAGGTCGTACTCAAGTCCCTGCCCGCCACTCGGGTGGCCGTGCTGTCCGCCACCGCGGAGAGCTTCGACCCCCGACACATCGGGCCGGTCATCCAGCCGCTCTACCGACGGCTGCACGCCCAACTGGAGGCAGCGGGCATCGCCGTGGCCGGCCCGGACATCGCCTGGTACGAGCCTGTCGGGGACAGTGACCACCAGGCCTCGGGCTCGACCACGATCACGCTCCACGCGGGCGCGTCGGTGTCCGTCGACCCGAGCGCGGCCCACACCGGCTCCACGCAGAACTTCGCGATCCTCGACCTGCCCGCCGTCGAACAGGCGGCGACCATCGTCCACCGGGGTTCCATGGACGCGGTGCTGCCCACGATCCAGACCCTCGCGCGATGGATCGAGTCCTCCGGGCGCCGGGCCGCCAGCCTGGGGCGGGAGTTCTATCTGGAGTCCTGCGGCCCGCAGGACTCCTGGGTGACCGAGATCCAGGTACCGCTGGAGGCCCTCGCCTCCTGA
- a CDS encoding 3'-5' exonuclease: MPTPALANDPEFTRTLLLVIDFEATTPAGHRPQPVEVAALAVRHVPGRGPQPTGWSYQALIRPPAFAPVTPMMTRTTGIRPQDVAGARTVDQVLAELDAAVPAGPLLLVAQHAPVEASLLADHRDHCPRLASTALLDTRLLARALHPELPSFGLDALITAFDLPRPVERHRALADCEVTALLLRRLLTDAARTGSCTSLAHLVAVAGRPAKSPYGDQAALF, translated from the coding sequence GTGCCAACACCCGCTCTGGCCAACGATCCGGAGTTCACCAGGACGCTGCTGCTGGTCATCGACTTCGAGGCCACCACCCCGGCCGGGCACCGCCCGCAACCGGTCGAGGTCGCCGCCCTGGCCGTGCGGCACGTTCCCGGCCGGGGCCCGCAGCCCACCGGGTGGAGCTACCAGGCGCTGATCCGCCCGCCCGCCTTCGCCCCGGTCACCCCCATGATGACCCGCACCACCGGCATCCGTCCCCAGGACGTCGCCGGTGCCCGCACCGTCGACCAGGTGCTCGCGGAACTGGACGCGGCGGTCCCGGCCGGGCCGCTGCTCCTGGTCGCCCAGCACGCCCCCGTCGAGGCCTCGCTGCTGGCTGACCACCGTGACCACTGCCCTCGCTTGGCCTCCACCGCGCTGCTGGACACCCGGCTGCTGGCCAGGGCCCTGCACCCGGAACTGCCGTCGTTCGGGCTGGACGCGCTGATCACCGCGTTCGACCTGCCCCGCCCCGTCGAGCGGCACCGCGCCCTGGCCGACTGCGAGGTCACCGCCTTGCTGCTGCGCCGCCTGCTCACCGACGCCGCCCGAACCGGCAGTTGCACCAGCCTGGCTCACCTGGTCGCCGTCGCCGGCCGTCCAGCGAAGAGCCCCTACGGCGACCAAGCCGCCTTGTTCTGA
- a CDS encoding hydrophobic protein — MMTMGAVLLVLLLALILGGAGFAIHILWWVAVIVLALWVIGFFARSSGGGGRWYRW, encoded by the coding sequence ATGATGACAATGGGTGCTGTTCTGCTTGTTCTTCTGCTCGCCCTGATCCTGGGTGGCGCGGGGTTCGCGATTCATATTCTGTGGTGGGTCGCGGTGATTGTGCTGGCCCTGTGGGTCATCGGGTTCTTCGCTCGTAGCAGCGGCGGAGGTGGCCGTTGGTACCGGTGGTGA
- a CDS encoding nuclear transport factor 2 family protein, with amino-acid sequence MRTEQALLTTLLEAERELQAAIRSGDTGALDLLLDDRVVYTGPDGRCLTKEEDLEAHRSRYLAVEVFDQRDLQVTVVGSTGITHVLALLQGTAGGEPFTAYLRYTRTWVHADGTWRVLAAHASAVPNREPAADR; translated from the coding sequence ATGAGGACAGAGCAGGCGTTGCTGACCACTCTCCTTGAGGCTGAGCGGGAGTTGCAGGCCGCCATTCGATCAGGTGATACCGGGGCACTGGATCTGCTGCTGGACGACCGCGTCGTCTATACAGGACCCGATGGTCGCTGTCTCACGAAGGAGGAAGACCTGGAAGCGCACAGGTCGCGGTATCTCGCCGTTGAAGTCTTCGACCAGCGGGACCTGCAGGTGACGGTGGTGGGCTCAACGGGAATCACCCATGTGCTGGCCCTGCTTCAGGGCACCGCCGGGGGAGAGCCGTTCACCGCGTACCTCCGCTACACCCGCACCTGGGTGCATGCGGACGGCACCTGGCGCGTCCTCGCCGCCCATGCCAGCGCCGTCCCGAACCGCGAACCGGCAGCAGACCGGTGA